The following are from one region of the Nostoc cf. commune SO-36 genome:
- a CDS encoding DUF5340 domain-containing protein: MEQIPLPSPIHYELILQLLERQTMLAVNDNPDLRHQVNQLIITLRKAAVQQKRLEEICEFSSVTIDHRWSINHHNGNKVVTSD, translated from the coding sequence ATGGAGCAAATTCCTCTACCTTCACCTATTCACTACGAACTTATACTTCAACTTTTAGAAAGACAAACCATGTTAGCAGTAAATGATAATCCAGATTTACGGCATCAGGTGAATCAGCTAATTATTACTCTCCGTAAAGCTGCTGTACAGCAAAAGCGACTAGAAGAAATTTGCGAGTTTTCTTCTGTGACTATTGATCACCGTTGGTCAATCAACCATCATAATGGTAACAAAGTTGTTACCTCCGATTGA
- a CDS encoding carbonic anhydrase, which translates to MKYNSIDELFKNNQAWVAEKLAIDPNYFEELSGGQTPPFLYIGCSDSRLALTRFTRTEPGELFVHRNIANQISLTDINFLAVLEYAILHLKVEHIIVCGHYDCGGIKAALEGRTIGILDNWVNPIRELYLEKQEEIDVLPTREERLNRLAEINVVAQVKNLYQTSIMRQVLHERKAPMVHGWVLDIRTGLIKDLKVSTVQWQLHICPLLLEFRLYAMLKNES; encoded by the coding sequence ATGAAATATAACAGCATTGATGAACTCTTCAAAAATAATCAAGCTTGGGTTGCCGAAAAACTAGCTATAGACCCAAATTACTTTGAAGAATTATCTGGCGGACAAACACCACCTTTCCTATACATCGGGTGTTCTGATAGTCGTCTAGCATTAACAAGGTTTACCCGTACAGAACCAGGAGAGTTATTTGTACATCGTAATATTGCCAATCAAATTTCTCTAACGGATATAAACTTTTTAGCCGTTTTAGAATACGCAATTTTACACCTAAAAGTAGAACACATTATTGTTTGCGGTCATTACGATTGCGGAGGAATTAAGGCCGCCTTAGAAGGGAGAACCATCGGAATCCTTGACAACTGGGTAAATCCGATTCGGGAACTGTATTTAGAGAAACAAGAAGAAATTGATGTTTTACCAACAAGAGAAGAACGTCTGAATCGTTTAGCGGAAATCAATGTTGTGGCGCAAGTGAAAAATCTTTACCAAACTTCTATCATGCGTCAGGTACTCCATGAGCGAAAAGCACCTATGGTTCATGGCTGGGTACTAGATATACGCACTGGATTAATTAAAGATTTGAAGGTATCAACTGTACAATGGCAATTGCATATCTGTCCCTTGCTTCTAGAGTTTAGACTCTATGCCATGTTAAAAAATGAGAGTTAA
- a CDS encoding YqaE/Pmp3 family membrane protein, which produces MDLVRILCAVFVPPLGVFLQVGFGIDFWINIVLTLFGYIPGIIHAVWIISKK; this is translated from the coding sequence ATGGATTTAGTTCGGATTCTGTGTGCCGTTTTCGTGCCGCCTTTAGGAGTTTTTTTACAAGTAGGTTTTGGTATAGACTTTTGGATTAATATAGTTTTGACGCTTTTCGGTTACATTCCTGGGATTATTCATGCAGTGTGGATAATTTCTAAGAAGTAA
- a CDS encoding translation initiation factor, with protein MPSSNPKSSDKSFVYREFGNDNAATERPVPELPPQQQNLKVQASRKGRKGKTVTVISGFQAKPETLADLVKQLKSQCGTGGTIKDNEIEIQGEHKQKIVDILTKLGYKAKISGG; from the coding sequence ATGCCTTCTTCAAATCCCAAATCTTCCGACAAAAGCTTTGTCTACCGCGAATTTGGCAACGACAATGCCGCCACAGAAAGACCAGTTCCAGAACTGCCCCCACAACAACAAAATCTCAAAGTACAAGCTTCCCGCAAAGGACGCAAAGGCAAAACCGTCACTGTGATTAGTGGTTTTCAAGCCAAACCCGAAACCTTGGCAGATTTGGTAAAACAGTTGAAAAGTCAGTGCGGCACAGGTGGGACAATTAAAGATAACGAAATTGAAATTCAGGGCGAACACAAGCAGAAAATTGTTGATATTTTGACCAAGCTAGGTTACAAAGCTAAAATTAGCGGGGGCTAA
- the trpB gene encoding tryptophan synthase subunit beta — protein MTITPLSPSSTAQVPDTLGRFGRFGGKYVPETLMPALAELETAYQQYRNDPGFQAELQQLLRDYVGRATPLYFAERLTAHYARPDRTGPQIYLKREDLNHTGAHKINNALGQVLLAKRMGKQRIIAETGAGQHGVATATVCARFGLECVIYMGVHDMERQSLNVFRMRLMGAEVRPVEAGTGTLKDATSEAIRDWVTNVETTHYILGSVAGPHPYPMMVRDFHAVIGQETRAQAMEKWGVLPDILLACVGGGSNAMGLFYEFINESSIRFIGVEAAGEGVNTEKHAATLTKGRVGVLHGAMSYLLQDEDGQIIEAHSISAGLDYPGVGPEHSYLKDIGRAEYYSVTDAEAMAAFQRLSKLEGIIPALETAHAIAYLETLCPQLTDSPRIVINCSGRGDKDVQTVAKLLDPA, from the coding sequence GTGACTATCACTCCCCTCTCTCCAAGTTCAACTGCTCAGGTTCCAGATACGCTAGGTCGCTTTGGACGCTTTGGCGGTAAGTATGTACCGGAAACCCTCATGCCTGCCCTTGCTGAATTAGAAACAGCTTATCAGCAATACCGCAATGACCCCGGTTTTCAAGCAGAATTACAGCAGTTGTTACGGGACTATGTGGGACGTGCTACACCATTGTATTTCGCTGAACGCCTGACTGCTCATTATGCCCGACCCGATCGCACGGGGCCGCAAATTTACTTAAAACGTGAGGATTTAAATCATACTGGCGCTCACAAAATCAATAATGCCCTTGGTCAGGTATTGCTGGCGAAACGCATGGGTAAACAGCGAATTATCGCCGAAACGGGTGCTGGACAACACGGAGTTGCTACAGCTACAGTTTGCGCTCGTTTTGGCTTGGAATGCGTAATTTACATGGGCGTTCATGATATGGAACGCCAATCTTTAAATGTGTTCAGAATGCGGCTGATGGGCGCAGAAGTGCGTCCAGTGGAGGCGGGAACGGGAACTTTGAAGGATGCCACTTCTGAAGCAATCCGGGATTGGGTGACAAATGTGGAAACGACTCACTATATCCTAGGTTCGGTAGCAGGGCCCCATCCTTACCCAATGATGGTACGTGATTTTCATGCAGTAATCGGTCAAGAAACTCGCGCCCAAGCAATGGAAAAGTGGGGTGTATTGCCTGATATTCTCTTAGCTTGTGTCGGTGGTGGTTCCAATGCGATGGGATTATTTTATGAATTTATAAATGAGTCTTCTATACGGTTCATTGGGGTTGAGGCAGCCGGAGAAGGTGTCAATACCGAAAAACACGCAGCAACATTGACAAAAGGACGAGTTGGTGTATTGCACGGAGCAATGAGCTATCTGCTGCAAGATGAAGATGGGCAAATTATTGAGGCACACTCAATTAGTGCCGGGTTAGATTATCCTGGTGTAGGCCCAGAACATAGCTATTTAAAGGATATTGGTCGCGCTGAATACTATAGTGTGACGGATGCAGAGGCAATGGCTGCATTCCAGCGATTGTCGAAATTGGAGGGAATTATCCCGGCATTGGAAACAGCCCATGCGATCGCTTACCTTGAAACCCTTTGTCCTCAGCTAACCGACAGCCCTCGGATTGTAATTAACTGCTCTGGACGTGGTGATAAGGATGTACAAACGGTAGCCAAGTTATTAGATCCAGCATAA
- a CDS encoding CAP domain-containing protein, protein MFRQTAFGIALSALVLASGLTTVPIPNHTSTNTSTRNKLLSLFSSQVAISTPTFKTTELEKSVFEQINRYRASKGLPKLTLNANVTRQARIHSQNMAKGKTPFSHQGFEGRVKAVPIRYNSAAENVAFNRGYSNPVEEAVTGWIKSPGHLKNLKGNYNLTGIGVATNNQGEVYLTQIFFRTSRTR, encoded by the coding sequence ATGTTCCGACAAACTGCTTTTGGCATCGCTTTAAGTGCGCTTGTCCTTGCTAGTGGATTAACGACTGTTCCGATACCAAATCATACTTCTACGAATACATCCACCCGTAATAAGCTGTTGTCACTTTTTTCTAGTCAGGTTGCAATATCAACTCCTACTTTTAAAACTACTGAGTTAGAAAAATCAGTATTTGAGCAAATTAATCGATATCGGGCTTCTAAAGGGCTACCAAAGTTGACCCTAAATGCAAATGTGACTAGACAGGCAAGAATTCATAGTCAAAATATGGCTAAAGGTAAAACCCCATTTAGCCATCAGGGATTTGAAGGGCGAGTCAAAGCTGTCCCTATTCGCTACAACAGTGCTGCGGAAAATGTTGCTTTCAATCGGGGATATAGCAACCCCGTCGAGGAAGCTGTTACTGGTTGGATCAAGAGTCCGGGACATTTAAAGAATCTTAAAGGAAATTACAACCTTACTGGAATTGGCGTTGCTACGAATAATCAAGGCGAAGTCTACCTGACACAAATTTTTTTTCGCACTAGTCGTACTAGGTAG
- a CDS encoding ribonuclease H-like domain-containing protein, producing MILQDFQVSDRDLSDAALSQYLESTAIAVDTETMGLLPLRDRLCLVQLCNFEGKVTAIRIAKGQADAPNLKKLLEAANVVKVFHFARFDLATLRANLGIQVKPVFCTKIASKLARTYTNRHGLKDVVQELEQVELDKSSQSSDWGNADSLSEAQLSYAANDVRYLLSVQQKLIEMLKREERWQIAQECFEFLPTIVSLDLLQFKDLFEH from the coding sequence ATGATATTACAAGATTTTCAGGTGAGCGATCGCGACCTTAGTGACGCAGCCCTTAGCCAATATTTAGAATCTACAGCGATCGCAGTTGATACAGAAACGATGGGATTATTGCCACTGCGCGATCGCTTGTGTCTCGTCCAGTTGTGCAACTTTGAAGGGAAAGTGACTGCAATCCGCATAGCTAAAGGACAAGCTGATGCCCCAAACTTAAAAAAACTCTTAGAAGCGGCGAATGTCGTAAAAGTGTTTCACTTTGCTCGCTTTGACCTTGCCACTTTGCGAGCCAATCTAGGGATTCAGGTTAAGCCTGTTTTTTGTACTAAAATTGCTAGTAAGTTAGCCCGTACTTACACAAATCGCCACGGACTCAAAGATGTGGTGCAAGAGTTAGAGCAAGTGGAACTGGATAAAAGTTCTCAAAGTTCTGATTGGGGTAACGCCGATAGTTTATCTGAAGCTCAATTAAGTTATGCTGCCAATGATGTGCGCTACTTACTTAGTGTGCAGCAAAAGCTTATAGAAATGTTGAAGCGAGAAGAACGTTGGCAAATTGCTCAAGAATGTTTTGAATTCCTACCAACGATAGTTTCGTTAGATTTGTTGCAATTTAAAGATTTGTTTGAACACTGA
- a CDS encoding DUF305 domain-containing protein: protein MQLLSLRNGFLALTLSAIASASALITGCSNTASQNQSQTPKETTTNANDKQMMNHGGMNHSMGMDLGPADANFDLRFLDAMTPHHQGAVEMAKEAQVKSKRPEIKKLADNIIKSQNQEITQMKQWRQAWYPKAGDKPMAYNSQMGHMMEMSSDQMKGMMMSQDLGAADTEFDLRFINAMIPHHEGAVTMAKDVLNKSKRPETKQLAQEIIKAQNTEIKQMQEWRKTWYNK from the coding sequence ATGCAACTGCTATCTTTGAGAAATGGCTTTTTGGCGTTAACCTTGAGTGCGATCGCTTCAGCCAGTGCGTTAATTACAGGCTGTAGCAATACTGCTTCCCAGAACCAAAGCCAAACGCCAAAAGAAACCACCACTAATGCTAACGACAAGCAGATGATGAACCACGGTGGCATGAATCACAGCATGGGAATGGATTTAGGCCCAGCCGATGCTAATTTTGATTTACGATTTCTCGACGCTATGACACCGCACCATCAAGGGGCTGTGGAAATGGCTAAAGAAGCGCAGGTGAAATCAAAACGTCCTGAAATCAAAAAATTAGCAGACAATATCATCAAATCGCAAAACCAAGAAATCACTCAGATGAAGCAGTGGCGACAAGCTTGGTATCCCAAGGCGGGAGATAAACCAATGGCTTACAACAGCCAAATGGGCCACATGATGGAAATGTCGTCTGATCAAATGAAAGGCATGATGATGAGTCAAGACTTAGGTGCAGCTGATACGGAATTTGATTTGCGCTTTATCAATGCGATGATTCCTCACCACGAAGGGGCTGTAACTATGGCAAAAGATGTCTTGAATAAGTCTAAGCGCCCTGAAACCAAGCAATTAGCCCAAGAAATTATTAAGGCACAAAATACAGAGATTAAGCAAATGCAGGAGTGGCGAAAAACTTGGTATAACAAGTGA
- a CDS encoding dynamin family protein gives MQQQYEGYKDLADSLKSASGLLNLERKSQLHQDIITICNHLVNPSFRIAVFGPFNHGKSTLLNAMLGNRTLPIDLIPTTGASISVKYGSDVQTRIMLVDGTEIYRSGTEILQQFAILDGNRQMRKDVASVEVFCPHPFLETGVEFLDLPGTNDRDEQDNLVREQLLGADLVIQLLDARKLMTLGERENLRDWLLDRGIKTVIFVANFLNLLELDEQKQVQNRLLFVAESFRAELPPGFSNLYRVDALPALRARLKGDVAAANSSGLAAFETALQNIVGILQPNRGSVRLPRVEAIASQIQYSLKAKIDPLALEIKSFDDKQNSKIEIKQKAANLIYKGFTTSIQELRDWLELPKLFTKYQADAAVALAENKFKDWQTNTLKKDLNQLQLSAVKWLYQAYEFFQEERPQDLIIPFPSEPQVILPSKPGNTDDLSEPGSIAVGGGIGWLLGGPVGAAVVGSISYLLNKNIQKQDEQLAKESYHQEVAKLCITAIEDYLSVFSSQGLSILTEYEQKAEKVICFEFSQEPLEITKKRESLQQLQNGFNQLLQELEKVKISSNYQPYKEIPKYSNTNRKYSPQPERVQTSPKKDPGVKQQQENTAKNTQTKVKSVSPPPKASPSPRKEEVEAKFRDWELNEEIARMKAEMRSPNASRQTSPSSQTGKQQNSTQSNKTPNQPKSQTEKDKITRAYSILGLQAYASQAEVKQAYRTLVKKWHPDLFVNQPQLLKQAQEKMHLVNEAYTTLSDK, from the coding sequence ATGCAACAACAGTATGAAGGTTATAAGGATTTAGCAGATTCTCTCAAATCTGCATCTGGTTTACTGAATTTAGAACGCAAATCACAACTGCATCAAGATATAATTACCATTTGCAATCATTTAGTTAATCCTAGCTTCCGCATTGCGGTATTTGGCCCTTTTAATCATGGCAAGTCTACCTTATTAAATGCCATGCTAGGAAATCGTACCTTACCAATTGATTTAATCCCCACTACAGGCGCATCGATTTCTGTCAAGTATGGCTCTGATGTGCAAACTCGCATCATGTTGGTAGATGGTACAGAAATCTATCGCAGTGGCACAGAAATTCTACAGCAATTTGCAATTCTTGATGGTAATAGGCAGATGCGAAAAGATGTAGCATCTGTGGAAGTTTTTTGTCCGCATCCCTTCTTAGAAACGGGAGTAGAATTTCTTGATTTACCGGGGACTAATGATAGAGATGAACAAGATAATTTAGTCCGGGAACAACTTTTAGGTGCAGATTTAGTTATCCAATTACTAGATGCACGCAAGTTAATGACTTTAGGTGAGCGGGAAAACTTACGAGATTGGCTATTAGATCGCGGTATTAAAACAGTTATATTTGTTGCTAATTTTCTTAACTTACTTGAACTCGACGAGCAAAAACAAGTCCAAAATCGTCTGCTGTTTGTCGCAGAAAGCTTTCGAGCCGAATTACCTCCAGGTTTTAGTAATTTATATCGCGTTGATGCTTTACCTGCTTTAAGAGCTAGATTAAAAGGTGATGTTGCTGCTGCCAATAGTAGCGGGTTAGCGGCTTTTGAAACAGCTTTGCAAAATATTGTGGGGATTTTGCAACCAAATCGTGGTAGTGTGCGTTTACCAAGAGTGGAAGCGATCGCTTCTCAAATCCAATACTCATTAAAAGCTAAAATTGATCCACTTGCTCTTGAAATAAAATCTTTTGATGATAAACAAAATAGTAAAATTGAAATTAAACAAAAAGCAGCTAACTTAATTTATAAAGGTTTCACTACCAGCATCCAAGAATTACGCGATTGGCTAGAGTTACCCAAGCTATTTACAAAATATCAAGCTGATGCGGCAGTTGCATTGGCAGAAAATAAATTTAAAGATTGGCAAACAAATACTCTTAAAAAAGACCTGAATCAATTACAATTATCTGCTGTAAAATGGCTTTATCAAGCTTACGAGTTTTTCCAAGAAGAACGACCGCAAGATTTAATAATCCCCTTTCCTAGCGAACCACAAGTAATATTACCATCAAAGCCAGGCAATACTGATGATTTGAGCGAACCTGGTTCCATCGCAGTTGGTGGTGGTATTGGTTGGTTATTAGGCGGCCCAGTTGGTGCTGCTGTCGTTGGAAGTATTTCTTATTTGTTAAACAAGAATATTCAAAAACAAGACGAACAATTAGCAAAGGAATCTTATCATCAGGAAGTTGCTAAACTTTGTATAACTGCAATTGAAGATTATTTATCTGTCTTCAGCAGTCAAGGGTTATCTATTTTGACGGAATATGAACAGAAAGCAGAAAAAGTAATTTGTTTTGAATTTAGTCAAGAACCGCTAGAAATTACTAAAAAACGTGAAAGTTTACAACAGTTGCAAAACGGTTTTAATCAGTTATTGCAAGAGTTAGAGAAAGTAAAAATATCCTCAAATTATCAACCTTATAAAGAAATACCTAAATATAGCAACACCAATAGAAAATATTCACCACAGCCAGAGAGAGTTCAAACTTCCCCTAAGAAAGATCCTGGTGTTAAGCAACAACAGGAAAATACTGCTAAGAATACTCAGACAAAGGTAAAATCTGTTTCTCCACCGCCAAAAGCTTCTCCTTCTCCACGGAAAGAAGAGGTGGAGGCGAAATTTCGTGATTGGGAACTCAATGAAGAAATAGCGCGGATGAAAGCAGAGATGCGTAGCCCTAATGCTTCTCGTCAGACATCGCCTAGTTCTCAAACTGGCAAACAGCAAAATTCAACTCAAAGTAACAAAACACCCAACCAACCCAAAAGCCAGACGGAAAAAGATAAGATTACCCGCGCCTATAGCATTTTAGGATTGCAAGCTTATGCTTCTCAGGCTGAGGTAAAGCAGGCTTATCGAACTTTAGTTAAAAAATGGCATCCAGATTTGTTTGTGAATCAACCGCAACTGTTAAAACAAGCACAAGAGAAAATGCACTTAGTTAATGAAGCTTACACAACTTTGAGTGATAAATGA
- a CDS encoding DUF3040 domain-containing protein yields MTSESVGEARRRHRQKELEHRERTLREREVELRLREMETDIHATDAAFHQTVKHQPDQKPWMKKLILGGKLFALGVVTLVAVRIASVLAGFIIVGALGWMSYKLFLESKKTNL; encoded by the coding sequence ATGACATCTGAAAGTGTAGGCGAAGCCCGCCGTAGGCATCGCCAAAAAGAACTTGAACACCGAGAACGCACATTACGAGAACGAGAAGTTGAATTACGACTTCGGGAAATGGAAACTGATATCCATGCTACCGACGCGGCTTTTCATCAAACCGTGAAGCATCAACCAGATCAGAAACCTTGGATGAAAAAACTAATTCTGGGTGGAAAGCTGTTTGCTCTTGGTGTGGTAACGCTAGTTGCAGTAAGAATAGCCTCAGTATTGGCTGGGTTTATTATTGTTGGTGCGCTGGGATGGATGTCTTACAAACTATTTTTGGAATCTAAAAAAACCAATCTTTAA
- a CDS encoding CHAT domain-containing protein: MPLNFTFALSQQQTFELRCDYGSRRLDKTELAALIDLSEQNYYAQQRDYLPYLTQLGRQLYQWLDGKEGWLRKALDEADEQTINLDLIKTSEAQGLNPETEGVALGLAHLPWELLHDGAGFLLQRQNISVLPVRSVQQRQTQIIGVQNRPLRLLFMATSPEDPRVPPLGFEQEEANILQATKDQPLALIVEESGSIAELANLVKSYPEDYFDVFHLTGHGIIYTKNYSFLLPKGATLPDNTPCFITEDEVGNIQLTTVNDLARAFRGRWPRVTFLSGCHTGQVANKGTVPSMAQALVKAGAGIVLGWARPVYDRTGIVAAQALYQALATGATVEEAVKAAQQKMIDEECTDWHLLRMYRDTRPINQLVTPLRTKNRERLTFTAPEQEFLDENNLVKVASRFEFVGRRRPLQRCLKALQETSDQIGVFIAGMGGLGKSTLAARLCTRVQMQRDNFARVVLIGPLDEIGLLTKLSNKFERFADVPALLNEPKVSLKGRLQNFFAAIEKKHNQPLLLVLDDFEQNIPVKDGSLRMTAEAYEILGAICAALEENGAESRLIVTCRYLKEDTLPPHRLHLESLAGMSSSDIDKICFPLDKEVRQQLKTQRIIHIADGNPRLLKWLLEVIQQPGIGADELLNRLEATEQKFRENILAQTLLDALEPEEQKFLARLSVFQLPVTVEIINAISPSVAFLQKFVSLSLVESATTHPTQSANYRVTTILESLLETVLIQEEWQATATASG; encoded by the coding sequence ATGCCCCTAAATTTTACCTTCGCCCTCAGTCAACAGCAAACTTTTGAATTGCGCTGTGATTATGGCTCACGTCGCCTGGATAAAACGGAGTTGGCAGCACTCATTGATTTGTCTGAGCAAAATTACTATGCTCAACAACGAGATTATTTACCCTATCTCACCCAGTTGGGACGGCAACTTTATCAATGGCTGGATGGTAAAGAAGGTTGGTTGAGAAAGGCGCTGGATGAGGCGGATGAGCAAACGATTAATCTAGATTTGATTAAAACCAGCGAAGCGCAGGGGTTGAACCCAGAAACAGAAGGGGTGGCCTTGGGTTTGGCACATTTGCCTTGGGAATTGCTACATGATGGTGCAGGGTTTTTACTGCAACGTCAAAATATCTCCGTTTTACCAGTGCGTTCTGTGCAGCAGCGTCAAACCCAAATCATTGGCGTGCAAAATCGCCCCTTGCGCTTGCTGTTTATGGCGACTTCACCCGAAGATCCGAGAGTTCCGCCACTAGGGTTTGAGCAGGAAGAAGCGAATATTTTGCAAGCAACTAAGGATCAACCCTTGGCGTTGATTGTTGAGGAAAGCGGCTCGATTGCAGAGTTGGCTAATTTGGTGAAATCCTATCCAGAAGACTATTTTGATGTCTTTCACCTCACGGGACACGGGATAATTTACACCAAAAATTACAGCTTTTTGCTGCCAAAAGGTGCAACACTCCCAGATAATACACCTTGCTTTATCACTGAGGATGAAGTGGGGAATATACAACTTACTACCGTCAATGATTTAGCTAGAGCCTTTCGGGGACGCTGGCCGCGTGTAACTTTTCTCTCTGGCTGTCATACGGGACAGGTTGCTAATAAAGGGACAGTACCATCGATGGCGCAAGCGTTGGTGAAAGCTGGGGCAGGTATAGTTTTAGGTTGGGCGCGTCCGGTGTATGACCGCACGGGTATTGTAGCAGCACAGGCACTTTATCAAGCTTTGGCGACAGGGGCAACTGTTGAAGAAGCAGTCAAAGCGGCGCAGCAGAAGATGATTGACGAAGAATGCACCGACTGGCATCTGTTGCGGATGTATCGGGATACGCGCCCTATTAACCAACTGGTGACACCTCTGAGAACAAAAAATCGTGAAAGGCTGACGTTTACAGCGCCAGAGCAAGAATTTCTGGATGAGAATAATCTAGTTAAAGTTGCCAGTCGCTTTGAATTTGTCGGACGCAGACGACCTTTGCAACGATGTCTCAAGGCTTTGCAAGAAACCAGCGACCAAATCGGCGTGTTTATTGCCGGGATGGGGGGACTGGGGAAAAGTACTCTGGCGGCGCGGTTATGTACGCGGGTGCAGATGCAGCGTGATAATTTTGCGCGAGTTGTGTTGATTGGGCCTTTGGATGAGATAGGTTTGCTGACTAAGCTTTCTAATAAGTTTGAGCGGTTTGCAGATGTGCCCGCACTTTTGAACGAACCAAAGGTGTCTCTGAAAGGACGGTTGCAAAACTTTTTTGCAGCAATAGAAAAAAAACACAACCAACCCTTGCTGTTGGTGCTGGATGACTTTGAGCAAAATATCCCCGTTAAAGATGGCTCACTGCGGATGACGGCGGAAGCTTACGAGATTTTAGGGGCGATTTGTGCGGCATTGGAGGAAAACGGGGCAGAAAGTCGCCTGATTGTCACCTGTCGCTATTTGAAAGAAGATACTTTGCCACCTCATCGTCTGCATTTGGAATCTTTGGCAGGGATGAGCAGCAGTGATATTGATAAAATCTGCTTTCCCTTAGATAAAGAAGTTAGGCAACAGTTAAAAACTCAGAGGATTATCCACATTGCTGATGGTAATCCCCGGTTGCTGAAGTGGTTGTTAGAGGTGATTCAGCAACCAGGAATAGGGGCGGATGAATTATTGAATCGGCTGGAGGCAACTGAGCAGAAATTCCGCGAAAATATCTTGGCACAAACTCTGCTGGATGCTTTAGAACCGGAAGAACAAAAGTTTCTTGCACGGTTAAGTGTGTTTCAATTGCCCGTTACTGTTGAAATCATTAACGCCATCTCCCCCTCTGTTGCTTTTCTGCAAAAGTTTGTCAGCCTCAGCTTAGTTGAGTCTGCCACCACTCACCCCACTCAGTCAGCTAATTATCGGGTGACGACAATTTTAGAATCGTTGCTAGAAACAGTGTTGATTCAGGAAGAATGGCAAGCAACCGCAACAGCAAGCGGTTAG
- a CDS encoding tetratricopeptide repeat protein yields MEIDEQIGDVKGKATTLGNMAQVIYQQGDIPKAIRTLGAILVEIFEQIGDVFGKAATLNNMAQVIADQGDIPKSDRTLGAILGE; encoded by the coding sequence TTGGAAATAGATGAGCAGATTGGCGATGTCAAAGGTAAAGCCACTACCCTGGGCAACATGGCACAGGTAATTTACCAACAAGGGGACATCCCAAAAGCGATCCGCACTCTGGGAGCAATCCTTGTGGAAATATTTGAGCAGATTGGCGATGTCTTTGGTAAAGCCGCTACCCTCAACAACATGGCACAGGTAATTGCCGACCAAGGGGACATCCCAAAAAGCGATCGCACTCTGGGAGCAATCCTTGGAGAATAG
- a CDS encoding tetratricopeptide repeat protein, protein MSKRKAATLNNMAGVFAQQGDIPKAIALWEQSLEIDEQIGDVKGKATTLNNMAGVFAQQGLLPKAIALWEQSLEIKEQIGDVKGKATTFNNMALQFADQGDIPKAIALWEQSLEITEQIGDVFGKAATLNNMAQVIADQGDIPKAIALWEQSLEINEQIGNVFGKAATLNNMAGVFAQQGDIPKAIALWEQSLEINEQIGNVFGKATTLNKMAQVIYQQGDIPKAIALWEQDLEINEQIGNVFGKAATLNNMAGVIAQQGDIPKAIALWEQSLEITEQIGDVKGKATTLGNMAQVIYQQGDIPKAIALWEPMLGNR, encoded by the coding sequence ATGTCAAAGCGTAAAGCCGCTACCCTCAACAACATGGCAGGGGTATTCGCCCAACAAGGGGACATCCCAAAAGCGATCGCACTCTGGGAGCAATCCTTGGAAATAGATGAGCAGATTGGCGATGTCAAAGGTAAAGCCACTACCCTCAACAACATGGCAGGGGTATTCGCCCAACAAGGATTGCTCCCAAAAGCGATCGCACTCTGGGAGCAATCCTTGGAAATAAAGGAGCAGATTGGCGATGTCAAAGGTAAAGCCACTACCTTCAACAACATGGCACTGCAATTCGCCGACCAAGGGGACATCCCAAAAGCGATCGCACTCTGGGAGCAATCCTTGGAAATAACTGAGCAGATTGGCGATGTCTTTGGTAAAGCCGCTACCCTCAACAATATGGCACAGGTAATTGCCGACCAAGGGGACATCCCAAAAGCGATCGCACTCTGGGAGCAATCCTTGGAAATAAACGAGCAGATTGGCAATGTCTTTGGTAAAGCCGCTACCCTCAACAACATGGCAGGGGTATTCGCCCAACAAGGGGACATCCCAAAAGCGATCGCACTCTGGGAGCAATCCTTGGAAATAAACGAGCAGATTGGCAATGTCTTTGGTAAAGCCACTACCCTCAACAAAATGGCACAGGTAATTTACCAACAAGGGGACATCCCAAAAGCGATCGCACTCTGGGAGCAAGACTTGGAAATAAACGAGCAGATTGGCAATGTCTTTGGTAAAGCCGCTACCCTCAACAACATGGCAGGGGTAATCGCCCAACAAGGGGACATCCCAAAAGCGATCGCACTCTGGGAGCAATCCTTGGAAATAACTGAGCAGATTGGCGATGTCAAAGGTAAAGCCACTACCCTGGGCAACATGGCACAAGTAATTTACCAACAAGGGGACATCCCAAAAGCGATCGCACTCTGGGAGCCAATGCTTGGAAATAGATGA